The Candidatus Polarisedimenticolaceae bacterium genome contains a region encoding:
- a CDS encoding HNH endonuclease: protein MADSAVLVLNSVFQAVQVTTVHRAFRLFYAGRARAVAPDFATYDFVDWCDLPPGAGDDVIHTPRRSIRIPRVIQLLHYDRVPRREVRFTRRNIFYRDRNRCQYCGRVFAQQELNLDHVVPLSRGGASTWENVVCACIACNSRKGNRTPLEARMTLRRTPRRPAGHPILRAGWIGPHYDEWRTFLDVAYWNVELSDDLLPAHPPESD, encoded by the coding sequence ATGGCGGATAGCGCAGTACTGGTCCTGAACAGCGTCTTCCAGGCGGTTCAGGTGACGACCGTCCATCGGGCGTTCCGGCTCTTCTACGCCGGGCGGGCGAGAGCGGTCGCGCCCGATTTCGCCACCTACGATTTCGTCGATTGGTGTGATCTGCCGCCGGGGGCCGGCGACGACGTGATCCACACGCCACGCCGGTCGATCCGGATCCCGCGCGTGATCCAGCTGCTCCACTACGATCGCGTTCCGCGGCGGGAGGTGCGGTTCACGCGGCGGAACATCTTCTACCGCGACCGGAACCGCTGCCAGTACTGCGGCCGGGTGTTCGCGCAGCAGGAGCTGAACCTCGACCACGTCGTGCCGCTGTCGCGGGGCGGCGCGTCGACGTGGGAGAACGTCGTCTGCGCCTGCATCGCCTGCAACAGCCGCAAGGGGAACCGCACGCCGCTCGAGGCGCGGATGACGCTGCGGCGCACGCCGCGGCGGCCCGCGGGGCACCCGATCCTGCGGGCGGGCTGGATCGGGCCGCACTACGACGAGTGGCGGACCTTCCTCGACGTCGCGTACTGGAACGTCGAGCTCAGCGACGACCTCCTCCCGGCGCATCCCCCGGAATCGGACTGA
- a CDS encoding helix-turn-helix transcriptional regulator, translating to MGRRPHRQGRSPSGIQCGRGFSGLSVLARGGEMTPRVPRRRQTILVGQKIRQLRKERGLTQAELAQRIGVQQSDLCRMENGEYKVALDTLFRVLGVFGMAIGEFFRDETPPTTPTEREAEILRLVRALDDEGQQDVLDYVTYKAVRRTGEARQS from the coding sequence ATGGGGCGCCGCCCGCACCGTCAAGGGCGAAGTCCGTCAGGAATCCAGTGCGGACGCGGGTTTTCGGGGCTTTCGGTTTTAGCAAGGGGTGGTGAAATGACGCCTCGAGTGCCAAGACGCCGTCAGACGATTCTGGTCGGTCAGAAGATCCGGCAACTCCGGAAAGAGCGCGGCTTGACCCAGGCCGAGCTCGCTCAGCGCATCGGCGTGCAGCAATCGGACCTCTGCCGGATGGAGAACGGCGAATACAAGGTCGCCTTGGACACCCTCTTCCGCGTGCTCGGTGTGTTTGGCATGGCGATCGGCGAGTTCTTCCGCGACGAGACGCCGCCCACGACCCCGACGGAGCGCGAGGCGGAGATCCTCCGACTGGTGCGGGCGCTCGACGACGAGGGTCAGCAGGACGTTCTCGACTACGTCACGTACAAGGCCGTGCGCCGGACCGGTGAGGCAAGGCAGTCGTGA
- a CDS encoding sigma 54-interacting transcriptional regulator has protein sequence MRVTREHSPHDNGASIEALRWLLAIAAGAVGAERAFLVRRPTEGSRSDPEVLAAFPWAAGADPAPSRTLLWRAVASSGVLSIDDASRDARLADSPSVRALEIRSAVCVPLPRRFGDGAVVLDSRATLPPSREERTLVEACAAIAGFVLRTGPTPQAVPRPPAHRAPAPIRFEARSSASATALDAARRLGATELPVLILGESGTGKELLAREVHDASRRARGPFIAVNGAALPDSLVESELFGAVKGAFTGADRDRPGLVRAARGGTLFLDEIGDLPLPAQAKLLRVLQESSVRPVGATTEVHVDVRVVAATHRDLRRRVAEGRFREDLFHRIAFGVVEVPPLRLRLEELRHLAPLLVERLAARYGLLARPLAACAMRRLLAHDWPGNVRELEAVLARALVAAPDGTITAGDLELAAPAPAIATPGEGLEAAMIHRALAESGGAVASAARRIGWTRQKLYRAMRRLRLERVRTAVSPIPGDAPGGGRR, from the coding sequence ATGCGAGTGACGAGGGAGCATAGCCCGCACGACAACGGAGCGTCAATCGAGGCCCTGCGCTGGCTTCTCGCGATCGCCGCGGGTGCGGTCGGGGCGGAACGCGCCTTTCTCGTGCGGCGGCCGACGGAGGGTTCCCGGAGCGATCCAGAGGTCCTGGCGGCGTTCCCCTGGGCCGCGGGCGCCGACCCGGCCCCCAGCAGGACGCTGCTCTGGCGGGCGGTCGCGTCGTCGGGCGTCCTCTCCATCGACGATGCCTCCCGCGACGCGCGCCTCGCCGACTCCCCCTCGGTGAGGGCGCTCGAGATCCGCTCCGCGGTTTGCGTCCCGCTTCCACGCCGCTTCGGGGACGGCGCGGTCGTGCTCGACAGCCGCGCGACGCTCCCGCCGTCGCGCGAGGAGCGCACGCTGGTCGAGGCGTGCGCGGCGATCGCGGGCTTCGTGCTGCGCACGGGGCCGACCCCGCAGGCCGTTCCCCGCCCTCCGGCGCACCGAGCCCCCGCTCCGATCCGATTCGAAGCCCGCTCGTCGGCCTCCGCGACGGCGCTGGACGCCGCGCGCCGCCTCGGCGCCACCGAGCTTCCGGTTCTCATCCTCGGCGAGTCCGGGACCGGGAAGGAGCTGCTCGCCCGCGAGGTGCACGACGCCAGTCGCCGCGCACGAGGCCCGTTCATCGCGGTGAACGGCGCGGCCCTCCCCGACTCCCTCGTGGAATCCGAGTTGTTCGGCGCGGTGAAGGGGGCGTTCACCGGGGCCGACCGCGACCGGCCCGGCCTCGTCCGGGCGGCGCGAGGCGGCACGTTGTTCCTCGACGAGATCGGCGACCTTCCCCTGCCCGCGCAGGCGAAGCTCCTCCGGGTCCTTCAGGAGTCGTCCGTCCGGCCCGTCGGCGCGACCACGGAGGTGCACGTCGACGTTCGCGTGGTGGCGGCCACGCATCGCGATCTCCGCCGACGCGTCGCCGAAGGGCGCTTCCGCGAGGATCTCTTCCACAGGATCGCGTTCGGCGTCGTGGAAGTCCCTCCCCTCCGCCTGCGACTCGAGGAGCTTCGACACCTCGCCCCGCTGCTCGTCGAGCGGCTCGCCGCGCGTTACGGCCTCCTCGCCCGCCCCCTGGCCGCCTGCGCGATGCGGCGCCTGCTCGCCCACGACTGGCCGGGGAACGTGCGCGAGCTCGAGGCGGTCCTCGCGCGCGCCCTCGTCGCCGCACCCGACGGGACGATCACCGCCGGGGACCTCGAGCTCGCCGCTCCCGCCCCTGCGATCGCGACGCCAGGGGAAGGGCTCGAGGCGGCGATGATCCATCGTGCGCTCGCGGAGAGCGGAGGGGCGGTCGCATCCGCGGCGCGGCGCATCGGATGGACGCGCCAGAAGCTCTATCGCGCCATGCGGCGGCTTCGGCTCGAGCGCGTCCGGACGGCGGTCAGTCCGATTCCGGGGGATGCGCCGGGAGGAGGTCGTCGCTGA
- a CDS encoding tetratricopeptide repeat protein → MTHSAGTSWKERGHDALRRGDFEEALDAYRMARDAAIEADDDDAADRIDLNIATTRLQMGDARGAEEGLRALLLRASDTRVAFTAAYNLASSLRRQGRLDRALSYARRAEERAAELDDVDAVAPVHTLLGNVLLQQGRLDEARRQYETSLALRLAQPGDVRFQRAILEENLGYCLLLQGEHAEGITRIATALEIAGDVGDRRCAAECLQDLCYAHLMIGDYPEAGAWGARALDAAREGNYRDLEENCHYLLGELGSRTGDVELRDRHFEALQSLHPEVPLLREFLTAVDVTGIITLKR, encoded by the coding sequence GTGACGCACTCCGCCGGCACGTCGTGGAAGGAACGCGGCCACGACGCGCTGCGCCGCGGCGACTTCGAAGAGGCGCTCGACGCCTATCGCATGGCTCGCGACGCCGCGATCGAAGCCGACGACGACGACGCGGCGGATCGGATCGACCTCAACATCGCCACCACCCGCCTTCAGATGGGCGACGCGCGAGGCGCCGAAGAGGGGCTTCGGGCGCTGCTGCTGCGCGCCAGCGACACGCGAGTCGCCTTCACCGCCGCGTACAACCTGGCCTCGAGCCTTCGGCGTCAGGGCCGACTCGACCGGGCGTTGAGTTATGCCCGCCGGGCGGAGGAGCGGGCCGCCGAGCTCGACGACGTCGACGCCGTCGCTCCGGTGCATACCCTCCTCGGCAACGTGCTGCTGCAGCAGGGCCGCCTCGACGAGGCTCGCCGGCAATACGAAACCTCGCTCGCGCTCCGACTCGCCCAACCGGGAGACGTGCGGTTCCAGCGCGCCATTCTCGAGGAGAACCTGGGGTATTGCCTCCTTCTCCAGGGTGAGCACGCGGAGGGGATCACGCGCATCGCGACGGCCCTCGAGATCGCGGGGGACGTCGGGGACCGGCGTTGCGCCGCCGAGTGCCTTCAGGACCTCTGCTACGCGCACCTCATGATCGGGGATTATCCCGAGGCCGGCGCCTGGGGAGCCCGCGCGCTCGACGCGGCGCGCGAGGGAAACTATCGCGATCTCGAGGAGAATTGCCATTACCTCCTCGGAGAGCTCGGCAGCCGGACCGGCGACGTCGAGCTTCGAGACCGCCATTTCGAGGCGCTCCAGTCCCTTCACCCGGAGGTTCCGCTCCTCCGGGAGTTCCTCACCGCGGTGGACGTCACCGGTATCATCACGCTGAAACGATGA
- a CDS encoding twin-arginine translocase TatA/TatE family subunit: MGSLGWTEILVLALILILLFGAKRLPDIGRGLGDGIRGFRQAMRGEEPGGDAKGGDSNSGTKP, translated from the coding sequence ATGGGCTCGTTGGGCTGGACCGAGATTCTCGTCCTCGCGCTGATCCTGATCCTGCTCTTCGGCGCCAAGCGCCTGCCGGACATCGGCCGGGGGCTGGGGGACGGCATCCGGGGGTTCAGGCAGGCGATGCGGGGTGAAGAACCGGGAGGCGACGCCAAGGGCGGGGATTCGAACTCCGGCACGAAGCCCTAG
- a CDS encoding rhomboid family intramembrane serine protease, whose translation MSYYRNPPFRGSGVQLGLPPITPVNRALMIACGAVWAVQFVSAVFFRSAWPDLLFGLNPADVLSGWVWQPLTYVFLHSTAYPTHLLFNLLVLWMFGGELERYMGGRRYLTYFLICGGGAGLFVVGQALLRGGAALDSITIGASGVVYGLILAYGVLFAERIVLVMFVFPMKARTMMWIFFAMAFLSNLSQSPDGISHIAHLGGMVVGWVYLKKAWRLGEIAREIRWKLRRRKFKVMPPGDDRWIH comes from the coding sequence ATGAGCTACTACCGCAATCCGCCGTTCCGTGGATCCGGCGTCCAATTGGGACTGCCTCCGATCACGCCGGTCAACCGGGCGCTGATGATCGCCTGCGGGGCGGTCTGGGCGGTCCAATTCGTCTCGGCCGTCTTCTTCAGGTCGGCGTGGCCCGACTTGTTGTTCGGGCTGAATCCGGCCGACGTCCTCTCGGGGTGGGTCTGGCAACCGCTGACGTACGTGTTCCTGCACTCCACGGCTTACCCCACGCATCTCCTGTTCAATCTGCTCGTCCTCTGGATGTTCGGGGGCGAGCTCGAGCGCTACATGGGAGGGCGCCGCTACCTGACCTACTTCCTGATCTGCGGGGGAGGGGCGGGGCTATTCGTGGTGGGGCAGGCCCTGTTGCGTGGAGGGGCGGCACTCGACTCGATCACGATCGGGGCCTCGGGGGTGGTTTACGGTCTGATCCTCGCCTACGGCGTCCTCTTCGCGGAGCGGATCGTCCTCGTCATGTTCGTCTTCCCGATGAAGGCGCGGACGATGATGTGGATCTTCTTCGCCATGGCGTTCCTTTCCAACCTGAGCCAGAGCCCGGACGGCATCTCGCACATCGCGCACCTGGGCGGCATGGTCGTCGGCTGGGTGTATCTCAAGAAGGCCTGGCGGCTCGGCGAGATCGCACGCGAGATCCGCTGGAAGCTCCGCCGGCGCAAGTTCAAGGTGATGCCGCCCGGCGACGATCGCTGGATCCACTGA
- a CDS encoding ATP-binding protein, with translation MIDHDPRSDANRSGAPPWGALFRCVGVEAALLEISRWLDPDAGVDLAVDVEPAEGVRDPFCSRISGSPAWVLSARRGGVPDRELADRAAVPLEAWRASRLSVERVTARVEARARDLEALQALSRAMSECRSPADLLAAVAAAVHDRVGVDALGWVATFGQGDPPFHLARPLGSQAMRTLREVGRRGIDDQGPGPGAIEVTRLESYDASRGPREELDPRDVLTLPIVRRGGTAANLVVVTPERPGERALRFLYGAANHLALHLDRVLTVAEAEQGRFRSILDSMRQAVVLTDTNLRVIHANLAGDHLLERLAVPRGACLERIASLVLEPARHRALDATPAPAAEARLESGERLAVTVSAVRDDAGRAEGLVVVLDDVTESRRMLDQLAQAEKLSSLGRMLSGVAHELNNPLTSVLGFSQMARSTPPGEKLDRRLQLVHDEARRCQKIVQNLLRFARRHEPECKPFSLNEVVESAVQLLGYQLRVDGVALGLELDAQLPTLHGDAHEIQQVIVNLVTNAHQALKERGRGGTIVLRSSFAGAGRVRLEVEDDGPGIPESIRSRVFDPFFTTKPAGQGTGLGLSLVYGTVTAHGGTIEAGERPGGGASFRIDLPCAMRARSTEPEPALADSSAGAPARILVVDDERALAEMIREALEHDGHAVVTACEADVVLDRLESGAFDLVVSDLKMPGLGAERLWQELRARRPGLERHLLLTTGDTVSREPESFAARVGADLVHKPFAPDEIRRRVRSSLDRRVD, from the coding sequence ATGATCGACCACGACCCCAGGTCCGACGCGAACCGCTCCGGAGCGCCCCCGTGGGGAGCATTGTTCCGGTGCGTCGGTGTCGAAGCGGCGCTCCTCGAGATCTCCCGCTGGCTGGATCCCGACGCGGGCGTCGACCTTGCCGTCGACGTCGAGCCTGCGGAGGGGGTCCGCGATCCCTTCTGTTCGCGAATCTCGGGAAGTCCGGCGTGGGTGCTCAGCGCGCGACGCGGGGGTGTTCCGGACCGCGAGCTCGCCGACCGCGCCGCCGTGCCGCTCGAGGCCTGGCGAGCGTCACGCCTTTCCGTGGAACGGGTCACCGCGCGCGTGGAGGCCCGCGCGAGGGATCTCGAGGCGCTGCAAGCGCTGTCCCGGGCGATGTCCGAGTGCCGCTCCCCGGCGGACCTCCTGGCCGCCGTCGCCGCGGCCGTTCACGATCGCGTCGGGGTCGACGCTCTCGGATGGGTCGCGACGTTCGGGCAGGGGGACCCGCCGTTCCACCTCGCGCGGCCGCTCGGGAGCCAGGCCATGCGCACGCTGCGCGAGGTGGGCCGCCGCGGGATCGACGATCAAGGTCCCGGCCCGGGCGCGATCGAGGTGACGAGGCTCGAGTCCTACGACGCGAGCCGCGGTCCGCGCGAGGAACTCGATCCGCGCGACGTCCTGACCCTCCCGATCGTCCGGCGCGGCGGGACGGCGGCGAACCTCGTCGTCGTGACCCCGGAGCGCCCGGGGGAGCGGGCGCTGCGATTCCTGTACGGCGCCGCAAACCATCTCGCCCTCCATCTCGACCGCGTGCTGACGGTGGCCGAGGCCGAGCAGGGCCGATTCCGCTCGATCCTCGATTCGATGCGCCAGGCCGTCGTGCTCACCGACACGAACCTGCGCGTGATCCACGCCAACCTCGCCGGCGACCACCTGCTCGAGCGGCTCGCCGTCCCGCGCGGAGCGTGCCTGGAGCGCATCGCATCCCTCGTCCTCGAGCCCGCGCGGCACCGCGCCCTGGACGCCACGCCCGCTCCCGCGGCCGAGGCGCGCCTCGAATCCGGGGAGCGGCTGGCGGTGACGGTGTCCGCGGTTCGGGACGACGCGGGACGCGCCGAGGGACTCGTCGTCGTCCTCGACGACGTGACCGAGTCGCGTCGCATGCTCGATCAGCTCGCTCAGGCCGAGAAGCTGTCGAGCCTCGGACGGATGTTGTCGGGAGTGGCGCACGAGCTCAACAACCCGCTCACGTCCGTCCTGGGGTTCTCGCAGATGGCGCGATCGACGCCTCCCGGCGAGAAGCTCGACCGTCGTCTCCAGCTCGTTCACGACGAGGCGCGCCGCTGCCAGAAGATCGTGCAGAACCTCCTTCGATTCGCGCGTCGGCACGAGCCGGAGTGCAAGCCGTTCTCGCTCAACGAGGTCGTCGAATCCGCGGTGCAGCTGCTCGGGTACCAGCTCCGCGTCGACGGGGTCGCGCTGGGGCTCGAGCTGGACGCCCAGCTCCCGACGCTTCACGGCGACGCGCACGAGATCCAGCAGGTGATCGTCAACCTGGTCACCAACGCACACCAGGCGCTCAAGGAGCGCGGTCGCGGCGGCACCATCGTCCTGCGGTCCTCTTTCGCCGGTGCCGGGCGCGTCCGGCTCGAAGTGGAGGACGACGGCCCCGGCATCCCGGAGTCGATTCGCTCGCGGGTCTTCGACCCGTTCTTCACCACCAAGCCGGCGGGTCAGGGGACCGGCCTGGGTCTCTCCCTCGTCTACGGCACGGTGACCGCCCACGGCGGGACGATCGAGGCCGGCGAGCGGCCGGGAGGCGGGGCCAGTTTCCGGATCGATCTCCCGTGCGCGATGCGCGCGCGTTCGACGGAGCCGGAACCTGCGCTCGCGGACTCCTCGGCCGGCGCCCCGGCCCGGATCCTCGTGGTGGACGACGAGCGGGCCCTCGCCGAGATGATCCGGGAGGCGCTGGAACACGACGGGCACGCGGTGGTCACCGCCTGCGAGGCGGACGTCGTCCTCGATCGCCTCGAATCGGGGGCCTTCGATCTCGTCGTGTCCGATCTCAAGATGCCCGGGCTCGGGGCCGAGCGACTCTGGCAGGAGCTGCGCGCGCGCCGGCCGGGCCTCGAGCGCCACCTGCTCCTCACGACCGGCGACACGGTGAGCCGCGAGCCGGAGTCGTTCGCCGCCCGGGTCGGCGCGGATCTCGTGCACAAGCCGTTCGCTCCGGACGAGATCCGCCGGCGCGTCCGATCCTCCCTGGACCGACGTGTCGACTGA
- the selB gene encoding selenocysteine-specific translation elongation factor, producing the protein MSTDPARHRVVGTAGHIDHGKSALVAALTGTHPDRLAEERRRGITIDLGFADFETSPGRVISFVDVPGHERFVRHMVAGAGGVDAVVLVVAADEGVMPQTREHLAICRHLGVEHGIVALTKADLAPEDVRQVVALEVEEFVHGTFLEAAPVLFVSARTGEGLDALRGALSTLFDIVPDRRASGVPRLPVDRAFTMRGFGTVVTGTLVSGTLREGDEVELLPGGARARVRGLQVHRRKTAEASAGRRVAVNLQGIDVAAVPRGTTLSAPAALTTTRRIRARVRLEPGASDRLGRGGLVRFHQATFERPARLRLREADPADGTRDAEIVFREDTVLVPGDRFVLRRPAPVDTLGGGIVTDIRPIRSIAEGGVGHAAALLRRLDAAGTGGVRSAEVAAELGMRSEELEEVGAVLEAEGRVVRFPGALFAGAAWRRCGAAVIEAVEAFHRAEPLRRGASREELRRAVAPEMSPEAWRQRLESLREAGELRLDGDRVASARHTVVLSGADGAIAAALEARLRDAGLDPPDTASLVAEHGGGRAMRLLEWLVSEGRLARLKDGRLCHAEVLADLRARLAERAKVSRKIDVAAFKELAGVTRKNAIPLLEFLDAERSTRRVGNDREILI; encoded by the coding sequence GTGTCGACTGATCCGGCGCGGCACCGGGTCGTCGGCACCGCCGGCCACATCGACCACGGAAAAAGCGCGCTCGTCGCGGCGCTCACCGGAACCCACCCCGACCGCCTGGCGGAGGAGCGGCGTCGAGGCATCACGATCGACCTCGGGTTCGCCGACTTCGAGACGTCTCCCGGTCGCGTCATCTCGTTCGTCGACGTACCGGGCCACGAGCGTTTCGTGCGGCACATGGTGGCGGGCGCCGGCGGGGTCGATGCGGTCGTGCTCGTCGTCGCGGCGGACGAGGGAGTCATGCCGCAGACGCGCGAGCACCTCGCGATCTGCCGGCACCTCGGGGTGGAGCACGGCATCGTCGCGTTGACGAAGGCCGATCTCGCTCCCGAGGACGTGCGACAGGTCGTCGCCCTGGAGGTCGAGGAGTTCGTGCACGGGACATTCCTCGAGGCGGCCCCCGTACTCTTCGTCTCGGCTCGGACCGGCGAGGGGCTCGACGCGCTCCGGGGGGCCCTCTCGACGCTGTTCGACATCGTCCCCGACAGGCGTGCCTCGGGGGTGCCTCGCCTTCCGGTGGATCGGGCCTTCACCATGCGAGGTTTCGGCACCGTCGTGACCGGCACCCTCGTTTCGGGAACGCTGCGGGAGGGTGACGAGGTGGAGCTGCTCCCCGGCGGGGCACGGGCACGCGTGAGGGGATTACAGGTCCATCGCCGCAAGACCGCGGAGGCATCCGCCGGCCGGAGGGTCGCCGTGAACCTCCAGGGGATCGACGTGGCCGCGGTGCCGCGCGGCACCACGCTTTCCGCGCCCGCGGCGTTGACGACCACCCGGAGGATCCGGGCGCGGGTCCGGCTGGAACCCGGCGCGTCGGATCGCCTCGGCCGTGGAGGGCTGGTCCGTTTCCATCAGGCGACCTTCGAGCGCCCGGCCCGCCTCCGGTTGCGCGAGGCCGACCCTGCGGATGGAACGCGCGACGCGGAGATCGTTTTCCGCGAGGACACCGTCCTGGTTCCGGGAGATCGGTTCGTTCTTCGGCGCCCCGCTCCCGTCGACACCCTGGGCGGGGGAATCGTCACCGACATCCGCCCGATCCGTTCGATCGCGGAGGGAGGCGTCGGTCATGCGGCCGCGCTGCTCCGACGCCTGGATGCCGCGGGGACCGGCGGAGTGCGATCGGCGGAGGTCGCCGCGGAGCTCGGGATGCGGTCCGAGGAACTCGAAGAGGTCGGAGCCGTCCTGGAGGCGGAGGGCCGGGTCGTCCGGTTCCCCGGAGCGCTCTTCGCCGGGGCGGCTTGGAGGCGTTGTGGGGCTGCGGTGATCGAGGCGGTCGAGGCGTTTCATCGTGCGGAGCCCCTCCGACGCGGCGCCTCCCGAGAGGAGCTGCGCCGCGCGGTCGCGCCGGAGATGTCCCCCGAGGCGTGGCGGCAACGGCTCGAGTCGCTGCGGGAGGCGGGGGAGCTCCGGCTGGACGGGGATCGGGTAGCGTCGGCGCGCCACACGGTGGTACTGTCGGGCGCGGACGGCGCGATCGCGGCGGCCCTCGAGGCCCGCCTTCGTGACGCGGGACTCGATCCTCCCGACACCGCGAGCCTGGTCGCGGAGCACGGCGGGGGGCGGGCGATGCGCCTTCTCGAGTGGCTGGTCTCGGAGGGGCGTTTGGCGCGCCTGAAGGACGGTCGCTTGTGCCATGCCGAGGTCCTCGCCGACCTGCGCGCCAGGCTCGCGGAGCGCGCCAAGGTCTCGAGGAAGATCGATGTGGCGGCGTTCAAGGAGTTGGCGGGGGTGACCCGTAAGAACGCCATTCCGTTGCTCGAGTTCCTCGATGCCGAGCGCTCCACGCGGCGCGTCGGCAACGATCGGGAGATTCTGATCTGA
- a CDS encoding D-alanine--D-alanine ligase family protein, whose translation MSERRKRVGLLFGGASVEHEVSVVSARGVAAALDAAKFECVCLAVTGDGRWLLPEAGAAVLAAKAPRVEAPAPDPGGRIVVDPGGGGLVAQGNGEGTRSVPIDVVFSVMHGWGGEDGRVQGLLELAGVPYVGAGVLGSAVGMDKRVAKQVFEAHGLPVGPWLAIDRDAWSSDPRSAREAVGAATAWPVFVKPANGGSSVGISKVKAAQELDAALEEAFRHDRTAVVEQGLDVREIEVAVLGNGSPEASVPGEIVPSNEFYDYAAKYLDNASTLRIPAPLDAATAQRVRTLAIEAFRALDLAGLARVDFFLENGSGKLFVNEVNTLPGFTPISMYPKLWEATGLAYPLLLERLIELALERADDERRRATRRGGHGG comes from the coding sequence TTGAGCGAACGCAGAAAGAGGGTCGGCCTCCTGTTCGGCGGGGCCTCCGTCGAGCACGAGGTGTCGGTGGTCAGCGCGCGCGGGGTCGCCGCCGCGCTCGACGCGGCGAAGTTCGAGTGCGTCTGCCTGGCCGTGACCGGGGACGGTCGCTGGCTCCTCCCCGAGGCCGGTGCGGCGGTTCTCGCCGCGAAGGCGCCGCGGGTGGAGGCCCCCGCCCCGGACCCGGGGGGGCGCATCGTCGTCGATCCCGGAGGGGGAGGCCTCGTCGCGCAGGGGAACGGGGAGGGTACGCGCTCCGTCCCGATCGACGTCGTCTTCTCGGTCATGCACGGATGGGGAGGGGAGGACGGCAGGGTCCAGGGCCTCCTGGAGCTCGCGGGGGTCCCGTACGTCGGCGCGGGGGTCCTCGGCTCCGCGGTCGGCATGGACAAGCGGGTCGCCAAGCAGGTCTTCGAGGCGCACGGCCTTCCGGTCGGACCCTGGCTCGCGATCGACCGCGACGCCTGGTCGTCCGATCCGCGCTCGGCGCGCGAGGCGGTCGGGGCCGCGACCGCGTGGCCGGTCTTCGTGAAGCCCGCGAACGGCGGCTCGTCGGTCGGGATCTCGAAGGTGAAGGCCGCGCAGGAGCTCGACGCCGCGCTCGAGGAAGCGTTCCGTCACGACCGCACGGCCGTCGTCGAGCAGGGGCTCGACGTGCGGGAGATCGAGGTCGCCGTCCTGGGGAACGGCTCGCCCGAAGCGTCGGTTCCCGGGGAGATCGTGCCGTCGAACGAGTTCTACGACTACGCGGCCAAGTACCTCGACAATGCGTCGACGCTGCGCATTCCGGCGCCCCTCGACGCCGCCACCGCGCAGCGGGTGCGGACGCTGGCGATCGAGGCGTTCCGCGCCCTCGATCTCGCCGGGCTCGCCCGCGTGGACTTCTTTCTGGAGAACGGCTCGGGCAAACTCTTCGTGAACGAGGTGAACACCCTTCCCGGGTTCACGCCGATCAGCATGTATCCTAAGTTGTGGGAGGCGACCGGGCTTGCCTATCCGCTCCTCCTCGAGCGACTGATCGAACTCGCGCTCGAGCGGGCGGACGACGAACGGCGGCGGGCCACGCGTCGCGGAGGCCATGGCGGATAG
- a CDS encoding RNA polymerase sigma factor RpoD/SigA, with the protein MESTSDRGSVLSRYFADIREYPLLTKEEEMRLAEDVKKGSREALNGLIESNLSFVAKVASEYRNLGLPFEDLLNEGNIGLIEAAHRYDASKGTKFITYAIWWIRKSILKALSEHSNLVRVPNYQMKKVREIRDAEASLRRSLGRAPEREEISERLSRSVTKIDQVLQFNLREVSLDDKVGKDKDKPIADFLVDPGSADPEADLIDRESNSLVGEAMAHLTEQERTVIAYRFGLAGGPPLTLKEIGEKMGISRERVRQIECQAKARLRKVFARKRVMKAPSKAPFPVSPMERGDH; encoded by the coding sequence ATGGAATCGACCAGCGATCGCGGTTCGGTGCTGTCTCGCTACTTCGCGGACATCCGCGAGTACCCGCTTCTCACGAAGGAAGAGGAGATGCGGCTCGCGGAGGACGTCAAGAAAGGTAGCCGGGAAGCGCTGAACGGGTTGATCGAGTCGAACCTCAGCTTCGTGGCCAAGGTGGCCAGCGAGTACCGGAACCTGGGCCTGCCGTTCGAGGACCTCCTCAACGAGGGGAACATCGGCCTGATCGAAGCCGCCCATCGCTACGACGCGAGCAAGGGCACCAAGTTCATCACGTACGCGATCTGGTGGATCCGCAAGTCGATCCTGAAGGCGCTCAGCGAGCACTCGAACCTGGTCCGCGTGCCCAACTATCAGATGAAGAAGGTCCGCGAGATCCGCGACGCCGAGGCGTCCCTTCGCCGGTCCCTCGGTCGCGCCCCGGAGCGCGAGGAGATCTCGGAGCGGCTCTCCCGCAGCGTCACGAAGATCGACCAGGTGCTCCAGTTCAACCTCCGCGAGGTCAGCCTCGACGACAAGGTCGGCAAGGACAAGGACAAGCCGATCGCCGATTTCCTCGTCGATCCCGGGAGCGCGGATCCCGAGGCGGACCTGATCGATCGCGAGTCGAACTCCCTCGTCGGCGAAGCGATGGCGCATCTGACCGAGCAGGAACGCACGGTCATCGCGTACCGGTTCGGTCTCGCCGGCGGACCGCCGCTCACCCTCAAGGAGATCGGCGAGAAGATGGGGATCAGCCGCGAGCGCGTGCGCCAGATCGAATGCCAGGCCAAGGCGAGGCTGCGCAAGGTCTTCGCGCGCAAACGCGTGATGAAGGCCCCCTCCAAGGCTCCGTTCCCCGTCAGCCCGATGGAGCGGGGGGATCACTGA